In Capsicum annuum cultivar UCD-10X-F1 chromosome 11, UCD10Xv1.1, whole genome shotgun sequence, one genomic interval encodes:
- the LOC107847070 gene encoding aquaporin TIP1-1-like has protein sequence MPISRIAIGNLGEATKPDALKSALAEFICMIFFVFPAEGCVILFSKLIISKETTAMMIAISISHGFPLFVAVAVGLNISGGHVNPAVTFGAFVGGHITFVRSILYWIAQLLGSVSAIYLLKFATNGLVMLLTLQALRK, from the exons ATGCCCATTTCAAGAATTGCCATAGGAAATTTGGGAGAGGCTACCAAGCCCGATGCCCTCAAGTCAGCCCTAGCTGAATTCATTTGcatgatattttttgtatttcctgCTGAAGGCTGTGTTATATTATTCA GCAAGTTAATAATATCCAAAGAGACAACCGCTATGATGATTGCAATATCGATATCCCATGGATTTCCTCTATTTGTGGCCGTTGCAGTGGGACTAAACATATCGGGAGGTCATGTGAACCCTGCTGTCACTTTTGGTGCATTTGTGGGTGGACACATTACTTTTGTTAGGAGTATTTTATATTGGATTGCTCAGTTACTTGGATCTGTATCGGCTATCTATCTCCTCAAATTTGCTACTAATGGTTTGGTAATGCTACTCACTCTCCAAGCACTTCGCAAGTAG